The following proteins come from a genomic window of Dreissena polymorpha isolate Duluth1 chromosome 1, UMN_Dpol_1.0, whole genome shotgun sequence:
- the LOC127848903 gene encoding glutamate receptor ionotropic, kainate 2-like isoform X2, producing the protein MADRTSRRNILWLLVSLWALFRTNEALKTEHFRVVGLFEPEEKAQKLAFTNAIETLNLNTPVTSSNMVVYFAPEVQPNDSFEANKEVCRQMKEGIAAVFGPVSRIPRAHVQSICQAFEIPHLNAQWDPRESLDYFTISLYPDNGILSTASAELIRHWNWKQFTVIYENDDGLLRLQEVLKATKGNDNKLTVRRLESKTSGYIGMFKDLKAKGEYHVVVDCDVNKIGTFLHEALKVNMLSEYYHYHFTTLDLGMVDLEDYKYSGANITAMRLIDPNRPQVVEVMTAWSYLEANMQESPLLGKKYLKTEVALVYDAVILFFKSLAELTNSQNDVKTKSLNCNKRDGWEMGSSLLNFMKSLEFEGLSGKVRYKSDNKRSDISLDVVELSQAGLKKVGNWDPTNGVNISASFKEKFTADASKLKNMTLRVVTVYEDPYLMRKEGPDGKFFHEGFMIDLLDLIKERLGFNYTVYQVADAAFGREVSPGVWDGMVGDLMKRDPKGKADIAAAGYTITYEREKVVDFTKPFLNLGITIVYKKPTKAPPELFSFLSPLSINVWIYMMAAYLCVSFMLFVIARFSPYEWTNPHPCNEDSDLVENQFTILNSLWFTIGSLMQQGCEIAPRAISTRMVACIWWFFTLIMISSYTANLAAFLTVERMISDIESVEDLAKQQKIPYGVQANGSTRTFFETSTEPTFQKMWSFMKAHPDAAFVSNSKEGIQRVKTSNYAYIAESTTIDYQVQRNCELTQVGGLLDSKGYGLAFPKDSPWTDLISREVIYFQENQEISKLYTKWWKEKSGGKCDVDESAKAASSLGVKHVGGVFVVLVGGLMAGLLLACCEFMWKAKKNARIDKQSFCSEISEELRFAVRCCGKSEKNTRRVSSKDIVDNGIQFAPLTGITQRNNGKELYA; encoded by the exons TATGCCGGCAGATGAAAGAAGGCATCGCCGCAGTGTTTGGCCCCGTCTCGCGCATCCCTCGTGCGCACGTGCAGTCGATATGCCAGGCGTTTGAGATCCCGCACCTGAACGCGCAGTGGGACCCCCGAGAGAGTCTGGATTACTTCACCATCAGCCTCTACCCTGACAACGGCATCCTGAGTACGGCGAGCGCCGAACTTATCCGCCACTGGAACTGGAAGCAGTTTACCGTTATATACGAGAATGACGATG GTCTCCTGCGCCTACAGGAAGTGCTTAAGGCGACCAAGGGCAACGACAACAAACTGACAGTGCGGCGTCTCGAGTCCAAGACCAGCGGCTACATCGGCATGTTCAAGGACCTCAAGGCTAAGGGCGAGTACCACGTGGTCGTGGACTGTGACGTCAACAAGATTGGGACATTTCTGCACGAG GCCCTGAAGGTAAACATGCTGTCGGagtactaccactaccacttcaCTACGCTG GACCTCGGTATGGTTGATTTAGAAGACTACAAGTACAGCGGTGCCAACATCACAGCCATGAGGCTTATCGACCCCAACCGGCCCCAAGTTGTGGAAGTGATGACAGCATGGTCGTACCTGGAGGCGAACATGCAGGAGTCGCCGCTGTTGGGAAAGAAATACCTAAAG ACGGAAGTGGCGCTGGTGTACGACGCGGTGATCCTTTTCTTCAAGTCCCTCGCGGAGCTGACGAATTCGCAGAACGACGTGAAGACCAAGTCGCTAAACTGCAACAAGCGGGACGGTTGGGAGATGGGAAGTAGCCTCCTGAACTTCATGAAATCg TTGGAGTTTGAAGGGTTGTCTGGAAAGGTCCGATACAAATCCGATAATAAGCGATCCGACATCAGCCTTGACGTCGTAGAACTCTCACAAGCAGGTCTGAAAAAG GTGGGCAATTGGGACCCCACGAACGGCGTTAACATATCGGCCTCGTTCAAAGAGAAATTCACTGCCGACGCCAGCAAGCTGAAGAACATGACTCTGAGAGTGGTCACCGTCTAC GAAGATCCGTACCTAATGAGGAAGGAAGGCCCTGACGGTAAGTTCTTTCACGAAGGCTTCATGATCGACCTCCTCGATCTGATAAAGGAGAGACTGGGCTTCAACTACACCGTGTACCAGGTTGCGGACGCGGCGTTCGGTCGCGAGGTGTCTCCTGGGGTATGGGACGGCATGGTTGGAGACCTAATGAAGCGAGACCCGAAAGGG AAAGCAGATATCGCCGCCGCCGGCTATACGATCACTTACGAGCGCGAGAAGGTCGTCGATTTCACGAAACCCTTCCTCAACCTGGGTATCACGATTGTCTACAAAAAGCCGACGAAGGCGCCTCCAGAGCTCTTCTCCTTCCTGTCGCCGCTGTCAATAAACGTATGGATATACATGATGGCCGCCTACCTATGTGTTAGCTTCATGCTGTTTGTAATTGCCAG GTTCAGTCCGTACGAGTGGACAAACCCTCACCCGTGCAATGAAGATTCGGACCTTGTCGAGAACCAGTTCACCATTTTGAACAGTCTCTGGTTTACCATAGGATCTCTTATGCAGCAAG GATGCGAAATAGCACCGAGAGCCATCTCTACGCGTATGGTGGCGTGCATATGGTGGTTCTTTACCCTAATTATGATCTCCTCTTACACCGCCAACCTCGCCGCGTTCCTCACCGTGGAGCGCATGATTTCCGATATAGAGAGCGTTGAGGATTTAGCGAAACAGCAGAAAATACCATATGGCGTTCAGGCAAATGGCTCTACCCGAACATTTTTTGAG ACCTCGACCGAACCAACGTTCCAGAAAATGTGGAGTTTTATGAAGGCCCACCCGGATGCGGCCTTCGTCTCGAATAGCAAAGAAGGCATACAAAGGGTGAAAACCTCCAACTACGCGTATATCGCCGAGTCCACCACCATTGACTACCAGGTGCAGCGCAACTGCGAGCTTACGCAAGTCGGCGGGCTGCTCGACTCCAAGGGCTACGGTCTTGCATTCCCTAAAG ACTCGCCGTGGACGGACCTTATTTCGCGCGAGGTGATCTACTTCCAGGAGAACCAGGAAATCTCCAAGCTCTACACGAAGTGGTGGAAGGAGAAGAGCGGTGGCAAGTGTGACGTCGACGAGAGCGCGAAGGCCGCCAGCTCCCTTGGGGTCAAGCACGTGGGCGGCGTGTTCGTTGTGCTTGTAGGGGGCCTGATGGCAGGTCTGCTGCTCGCGTGCTGCGAGTTCATGTGGAAGGCGAAAAAGAACGCCAGGATTGACAAG CAATCGTTTTGCTCAGAAATCTCCGAGGAGTTGCGGTTCGCCGTGCGCTGTTGTGGTAAATCAGAGAAAAACACTCGCAGGGTGTCCAGCAAGGACATCGTAGACAATGGGATACAATTTGCTCCTTTAACTGGCATAACGCAACGAAACAATGGCAAAGAGCTGTATGCATAA